Within the Metasolibacillus fluoroglycofenilyticus genome, the region ACTTGTCGTTGTATCAATTTGTGGAAAATCCACTTTTAATTCTTCTGGCATTTCAAGTTGCTTATGCTCATCTTTTTCTGCCATTTCCTTCACATGATCATACGCAGCTTGCATTTCTGCATATGCAGCGCTATCAAGTGCCTTCACTTGTTCTTCCGTTACAAGACCTTCAGCAACTAATTTTGCACCATAAAGCACACGTACTGGGTCGTGTTTCGATACTATTTTATAAGTTTCAGGGTTTGTCACTGTTGGGTCGTCTGTTTCATTATGACCGTGACGACGGTAACCAACTAAATCGATAATAATATCTTTGCCGAATTTTTGACGATATTCTGTTGCAAAGCGCCCAACTTGCACTACTGCCTCTGGGTGGTCTGCATTGACATGGATAACAGGAATATCATAGCCTTTCGCAGGGTCTGATGAATAAGTTGATGAACGAGAATCATACAGTTCTGTTGTGAAGCCAATCATATTATTTGCGATAATATGAATTGTCCCTCCAGTTGTAAATCCTTCTGTTTTTGCAAAGTTCATCACTTCTGTCACGATACCTTGCCCCGGGAATGCCGCATCACCATGCACCAAAATACCTAAACCTAAAGTAGCGTCATGCTGAGCATACCCATTTACTGATACATTGTCTTGCGCCGCGCGAGTCGAACCTAGCACTACAGGGTTACCAATTTCCAAGTGAGACGGGTTGTAAGCAAGTTTTACGTTCATACCTGATTCGCGCACATACGTCGCACCCATATGGTATTTTACATCACCAGTCCAACCTTTTGTAATTTGTAAACGCCCATGCTCCGGTATAAATAAATCGTTTGAAACATGTGCAAAATCAGAGAACATCATATCATATGGCTTATTTAAAATATGCGTTAACACGTTTAAACGCCCACGGTGTGCCATACCGATTCGTACATTTTTCACATTTCTTGCTTCAGCAGTTTTTAAAATTTCATCAAATAAGACAATTTGTGTGTCTAACCCTTCTCCCGAGAAGCGCTTTTGACCTACGAATGTTTTATGAATAAATTTTTCAAAGTTTTCAACATGTGTTAAGCGGTCTAATAGCGCTTTCTTTTCATCTGTAGAAACAGCTACTGATAACGCCCCTGATTCGATTTGAGATTGGAACCATTCACGCTCCTCAACTGTGCCTACATGGTTGTATTCAAACGCAATCTTATCCGTATAAACAGCTTTTAAATAAGCAATTGCATCGCGACCGTTTTGGATACCCGCCGGTACATTTTTGAAGAATACTGTAGCCGGAATTTCAGCTAAATCAGCTTGACTCAAGCCAAATGCGCTTTCTTCGACTTTCGCAGTAGCAAGTGCACGGTTTTTTAACGGGTAAATATCGGCAGCTAAATGACCATAAACCCGGATTGATTCTGCTAATTTTACAGCTGCTAACACTTTGCTAAAATCAACTTGTGAAGTAACTGTGCCTCCAGTTACAGCAACTTCACCTTCAACAGGCGCTCCAAATTGTTGGAACAATTCAACTAAAGCTGGTTCTACTTCTTCGGGAGATTGTAGAAATAAGTCGTATTGCTCCATGACGTAACCTAAGTTAGGGCCTGCAAACGCTGACCAAGGTGAACCATGTAATACATTGTTCGACATGAAAATAACCTCCAAATTTTGCCTGCATGGCAGTTCCATTTTAAAATAAACATTTTTGAGCTCTCTACTATGTATCTTGGCTAACTTTAGTCCAGATTTTGAGGTGCTGTTAGAAGTTAATCACGACACATGCCCTTAGAGTTAACCGACCTGCTTCAAGCAAGCCTCACTCCAAATTCCGCGACATCCGCCTAGGTCTTTATTTTGATATAATGTGCTTCTAAACACAAACCGCATCAAGATAACATAGCTGAGCCTATTTATTTTTTGTATACTCATATTCTCTATTATTGAACAGAGAACATTTTTCCACTTCAATCTTACTACTCTCTACAAAAAATACAACTATTTTTCAATAAATAAGTCAAATTTTTAGCTAACTATAGAAAAACAAAACCTTCCGACCGAAATTCCTCACTTTTTCAAAGGGATTTTTAACAAAAATGTTGTTCCTTGTTGGATTTTGCTTTGTACTTCGAGCACAACATGATATTTCGTTGCAAGCATTTTTGTAATACTTAAACCGAGTCCAGTTCCCCCTCCATTTTGCTGACGTGATTCATCCACTCGGTAAAAACGGTCAAAAATAAAAGGCAAGTGCTCCTCAGCAATCCCTATACCATTATCCTTCAATTCAATATAAAAGCAATCATCCAATCGAGCTGTTGAAATTGTAATTTCAGGAACAGCTTTATTATATCTTATTCCGTTTTCAATAATGTTGCGCAATATTTGTGCAAGTGCTTCAGGTGAAATTGGAAGTAAATCGGTTTGCTTAATTTCCTCTATTTGAAATATAGCATGCGGGTATACCGCTTTTAATTCATTTATTACTTGACTGATTACTAAAACAACATCAGCTTGTGCGGCTCCCCCTTGCTCTCGTCTTGCAAGCTGCAATAACTCTTCAATCATTTTTTTCATTCTTTTCACTTCATTAAGCGAGCTTTCGATAGATTCATTTAGGATTTGTGGGTCGTCCTTCCCCCAGCGTGCTAACAAGGATAGATGCCCTTCGACAGCTTGAATGGGTGTGCGTAGTTCATGAGAGGCATCTGCAACAAATTGCTGTTGCTGTGTAAAAGAAATCTTTAGCTCCTCTAACATCGAATCGTACATTTTTAGCAAATCGCCAATTTCATCGTCTGCATGATAAGTAAAAGCCTCGCGCTCTGTTAAACCTTTATCTCGTACTAATCGCATTGAATCCCTAAGCTGTTGAAGTGGTCGAACTAAACGATTTGCTAAATAATAACTAATAAAAGCGACAAGTAATAATGCACCTATTCCTACAATCGTCATTGTTGTTAAAACATATTGCATCATTTTTTCGAAGGTTGTAAGTGGGTGAATTAATTGCATATAACCTTGAAATGACCCAATTTGTACAATGCGCTCGATGATATAGGCATCTGTCCCTTGAATATCTGACTTGCGAACGACCGTTCTTAAAAGCTCCTCATAGGTCGTCGCTGTTGGTGCTGCGGGCAATACGTCATTGCCAAAATGAAGAAGCTCTATCCCATCAAAATTCATAATCCGCACTGTTTGCTCTTGATGAATAATTGATTTTAAGTCTGGATCACGTTGCAATAGCTGGATTGTAATTGCCGGCGTTTCAAAAAACACGCTAATATCATCCGCTGTTCTTAGAGCATTGCGCTCCTCATTATTTAAGAGCCACGTGTGCAATGATATATATAAAATCACACAAATAACCGCATAACTAATAAAAATGGTGACAGCGGTTGAAAGCATCCATTTCTCTTTTAGTGACAATTGATTATATAGTTGTTTCATTGCTTAGCCTCTCATTACATAGCCGACGCCGCGTACCGTTTCTATATAGGGCTGCTCCTCCGTCTTCAACTTGGTGCGCAAATGGCGTATATAAACATCTACGACATTCGTCTCCACCTCACTATCAAAGCCCCAAACAGCTTCCAAAATGCGTTCACGCGTACAGACTTTATTTATATTTTGTGCTAAAAACACTAATAAATCATATTCTGTCTTTGTCAAATCTAGTTTTTTATTTTCAAAAGCTACTTCGTAAGCTTCTAAATCAATTTCTAAACTGCGGCATACGAGCAAATTTTCTGTAGCTTGCTTGCTAACACGTCGCATAATAGAACGAATGCGAGCTAGTAGCTCCTCAATCGCAAATGGCTTGACGATATAATCATCCGCCCCTGCATCCAGTCCAGCAACACGGTCCATTACCGCGTCACGAGCCGTCAGCAAAATAATCGGGACATTAGACTGCTGACGAACCCGTCTACATACTTCAATCCCATTTAATTGTGGTAACATTACATCTAGCAATAGACAATCATAATTATCCGTAAGTGCCTCTGATAAGCCTTCTCGTCCATCGA harbors:
- a CDS encoding response regulator transcription factor; this encodes MKKILLVEDEKNISRFIELELRHEQFDVKCVFDGREGLSEALTDNYDCLLLDVMLPQLNGIEVCRRVRQQSNVPIILLTARDAVMDRVAGLDAGADDYIVKPFAIEELLARIRSIMRRVSKQATENLLVCRSLEIDLEAYEVAFENKKLDLTKTEYDLLVFLAQNINKVCTRERILEAVWGFDSEVETNVVDVYIRHLRTKLKTEEQPYIETVRGVGYVMRG
- a CDS encoding HAMP domain-containing sensor histidine kinase, whose translation is MKQLYNQLSLKEKWMLSTAVTIFISYAVICVILYISLHTWLLNNEERNALRTADDISVFFETPAITIQLLQRDPDLKSIIHQEQTVRIMNFDGIELLHFGNDVLPAAPTATTYEELLRTVVRKSDIQGTDAYIIERIVQIGSFQGYMQLIHPLTTFEKMMQYVLTTMTIVGIGALLLVAFISYYLANRLVRPLQQLRDSMRLVRDKGLTEREAFTYHADDEIGDLLKMYDSMLEELKISFTQQQQFVADASHELRTPIQAVEGHLSLLARWGKDDPQILNESIESSLNEVKRMKKMIEELLQLARREQGGAAQADVVLVISQVINELKAVYPHAIFQIEEIKQTDLLPISPEALAQILRNIIENGIRYNKAVPEITISTARLDDCFYIELKDNGIGIAEEHLPFIFDRFYRVDESRQQNGGGTGLGLSITKMLATKYHVVLEVQSKIQQGTTFLLKIPLKK
- a CDS encoding 2-oxoglutarate dehydrogenase E1 component gives rise to the protein MSNNVLHGSPWSAFAGPNLGYVMEQYDLFLQSPEEVEPALVELFQQFGAPVEGEVAVTGGTVTSQVDFSKVLAAVKLAESIRVYGHLAADIYPLKNRALATAKVEESAFGLSQADLAEIPATVFFKNVPAGIQNGRDAIAYLKAVYTDKIAFEYNHVGTVEEREWFQSQIESGALSVAVSTDEKKALLDRLTHVENFEKFIHKTFVGQKRFSGEGLDTQIVLFDEILKTAEARNVKNVRIGMAHRGRLNVLTHILNKPYDMMFSDFAHVSNDLFIPEHGRLQITKGWTGDVKYHMGATYVRESGMNVKLAYNPSHLEIGNPVVLGSTRAAQDNVSVNGYAQHDATLGLGILVHGDAAFPGQGIVTEVMNFAKTEGFTTGGTIHIIANNMIGFTTELYDSRSSTYSSDPAKGYDIPVIHVNADHPEAVVQVGRFATEYRQKFGKDIIIDLVGYRRHGHNETDDPTVTNPETYKIVSKHDPVRVLYGAKLVAEGLVTEEQVKALDSAAYAEMQAAYDHVKEMAEKDEHKQLEMPEELKVDFPQIDTTTSVERLQAINEDLLVFTEGFEPQNKLGKILEKRRDAFATGKIDWGHAETLAFATMLQDGTPIRFTGQDAQRGTFAQRHLVLHDKNNGSEYTPLHHIQNANASFTVYNSPLTEAGVVGFEYGYTLENENVLTIWEAQFGDFANMAQAMFDNFISGARAKWGQKSGLVILLPHGYEGQGPEHSSSRIERYLQMAAENNWFIANCSNAGNYYHLLRRQAAMLGTEGVRPLVVASPKYLLRHPLAAANAEQLAEGSFQEIIEQPGLGTKAEAVERIVLGTGKVMIDLADRVKDGEGFDHLHIIRVEQLYPFPSAQIANIIAKYPNAKEVVWVQEEPKNQGVWNYALESLYELSEGKKLRYVGRPSMSSTSEGDADAHKEAQAAIIAEAVTEAVKVK